A single genomic interval of Planctomycetota bacterium harbors:
- a CDS encoding ATP-binding protein has translation MKIVLTGAPGSGKTTIGARIAATRPTLTHIAEAATHVYTERGQRWDRVDVETRRDIQREIYRHQVAAEAAVDGPVLLDRGTVDGAAYWPDGPAAYWDDLGTTHEAELARYDAVLLLEPSVVVGVYDGASSNAVRFEDEEGALANATFLAELWRPHANLLEIKATESFDEKVAAVNAVLDRLL, from the coding sequence GCTCACAGGCGCGCCGGGCAGCGGCAAGACGACGATCGGTGCGCGGATCGCCGCGACCCGGCCCACACTGACGCACATCGCCGAGGCGGCGACGCATGTCTACACCGAACGCGGCCAGCGTTGGGATCGCGTCGATGTCGAGACCAGGCGTGACATCCAACGCGAAATCTATCGGCATCAGGTGGCGGCGGAAGCAGCGGTTGATGGGCCGGTGCTGTTGGACCGCGGCACGGTCGACGGGGCGGCGTACTGGCCCGACGGACCGGCCGCGTACTGGGACGACCTCGGCACGACCCACGAAGCGGAGCTTGCCCGGTACGACGCGGTGTTATTGCTGGAACCTTCGGTGGTGGTGGGCGTCTACGACGGCGCGTCGAGCAATGCGGTGCGGTTCGAGGATGAGGAGGGTGCGCTGGCCAACGCGACGTTCCTCGCCGAGTTGTGGCGACCGCACGCGAACCTGCTCGAGATCAAGGCGACCGAGTCGTTCGACGAAAAGGTCGCGGCCGTGAACGCGGTTCTCGACCGACTGCTCTGA
- a CDS encoding 3-isopropylmalate dehydrogenase: MSNELNIAVMPGDGVGPEVVAEGVKLMRAAGERFGFSVKTSDHPWGAEHYLKTGETLPDKALAELAQHDAIFFGAVGVDPAGMKQIPQGLLETDILLKLRFQLDQYVNLRPCKLLAGVKTPLANVGPDDMDMVIVRENTEGLYCGQGGFLYKDTPHEVANQIEVTTRHGVERVIRYAFEYAKTHGRKKVTLVAKTNVLRFAHSLWKRAYDAVAAEYPGIEQEYHHVDACCMYMVTRPGDYDVIVTTNMFGDIITDLAAAIQGGMGMAASGNLDPTKTNASMFEPVHGSAPDIAGQGKANPLASCMCAGMMLEFLGQPEAANAVNTAIAKVVESGPTTADLGGSASTAEVGDALVAAL, from the coding sequence ATGTCGAACGAACTGAACATTGCGGTGATGCCCGGCGACGGGGTCGGGCCGGAGGTCGTGGCCGAGGGTGTGAAGCTGATGCGGGCCGCCGGTGAGCGGTTCGGTTTCTCGGTGAAAACCTCCGACCATCCCTGGGGTGCCGAGCACTACCTCAAGACCGGCGAGACGCTCCCCGACAAGGCACTCGCCGAGCTTGCGCAGCATGACGCGATCTTCTTCGGCGCCGTGGGCGTCGACCCGGCTGGCATGAAGCAAATCCCGCAAGGCCTGCTCGAAACCGACATCCTTCTCAAGCTGCGTTTTCAGTTGGACCAGTACGTGAACCTCCGGCCGTGCAAACTGCTCGCCGGTGTGAAGACCCCGTTGGCGAACGTCGGGCCCGACGACATGGACATGGTCATCGTCCGCGAGAACACCGAGGGTTTGTACTGCGGGCAGGGTGGCTTCCTCTATAAGGACACGCCCCACGAAGTCGCCAACCAGATCGAGGTCACGACGCGCCACGGCGTCGAGCGGGTGATCCGCTACGCCTTCGAGTACGCCAAGACCCACGGCCGCAAGAAGGTCACGCTCGTGGCCAAGACCAACGTGCTGCGCTTCGCGCACAGTCTGTGGAAGCGGGCGTATGACGCGGTCGCCGCCGAGTACCCGGGCATCGAGCAGGAGTACCACCACGTCGACGCGTGCTGCATGTACATGGTCACCCGGCCCGGCGATTACGACGTGATCGTCACGACCAACATGTTCGGCGACATCATCACCGATCTCGCCGCGGCGATCCAGGGGGGCATGGGCATGGCCGCCAGCGGCAACCTCGACCCGACCAAGACCAACGCCAGCATGTTCGAGCCCGTCCACGGCAGTGCCCCCGACATCGCCGGCCAGGGCAAAGCCAACCCGCTTGCCAGCTGCATGTGCGCCGGGATGATGCTGGAGTTCCTCGGCCAGCCTGAGGCTGCGAACGCGGTGAATACCGCGATTGCCAAGGTCGTCGAGTCGGGCCCGACGACGGCCGACCTCGGCGGAAGTGCGAGCACGGCGGAAGTTGGCGACGCACTGGTTGCGGCACTCTGA